A region of Nocardioides alkalitolerans DNA encodes the following proteins:
- the pknB gene encoding Stk1 family PASTA domain-containing Ser/Thr kinase: protein MTDADSPTLVGGRYELGGLLGRGGMAEVRKGTDTRLGRVVAVKRLRTDLASDATFQARFRREAQSSASLNHPSIVSTYDTGEEISDDGVAQPYIVMEFVAGRTLRDVLREGRKILPERALEITSGVLSALDYSHRAGIIHRDIKPGNVMLTPSGDVKVMDFGIARAISEASSTMTQTAAVVGTAQYLSPEQARGEVVDSRSDVYSAGCLLYELLTGRPPFVGDSPVAVAYQHVREQAQRPSELDPTLAPEIDQIVMKSLAKRVEDRYQSAAQMRSDIERYLAGRPVQAPVIPDEAEQPTAGATPAVPPPTRRVPEAAAPERGPRRGPWVAAIVALLIALALVFVWFVNRVDLFEDPPTDKAVPDVAGETQEVARTELADTGFRVAGQVEPQTSDTVEEGLVIGTDPSGDTFAEPGTTITLIVSTGPETVMLPDVTGDTCEEALAQLTEFDARCEDVDSDEEAGTVVAMDPEGGNGGEFAPGTVVTLDVSRGPKAVPNVVGSTRTEAEAAIRAQGFEPDAIPTLDETKAFGEVVRQSPGEGRTLSQGDTVTIVYNNYRAPEPPPETTAPPDTEPPATEEPDPGNGGGLIP, encoded by the coding sequence ATGACGGACGCCGACAGCCCGACCCTGGTGGGCGGGCGCTACGAGCTCGGTGGGCTGCTGGGCCGCGGCGGCATGGCCGAGGTGCGCAAGGGCACCGACACGCGGCTCGGCCGCGTCGTGGCCGTGAAGCGCCTGCGCACCGACCTCGCGAGCGACGCGACCTTCCAGGCGCGCTTCCGCCGCGAGGCCCAGTCGTCGGCGTCGCTCAACCACCCCTCGATCGTGTCGACCTACGACACGGGCGAGGAGATCTCCGACGACGGCGTCGCGCAGCCCTACATCGTCATGGAGTTCGTGGCGGGCCGCACGCTCCGCGACGTGCTCCGCGAGGGCCGCAAGATCCTGCCCGAGCGCGCCCTGGAGATCACGAGCGGCGTGCTGTCGGCGCTCGACTACAGCCACCGCGCCGGCATCATCCACCGCGACATCAAGCCCGGGAACGTCATGCTCACCCCGAGCGGCGACGTGAAGGTCATGGACTTCGGCATCGCCCGCGCCATCTCCGAGGCCTCCTCGACGATGACGCAGACGGCCGCGGTCGTCGGCACGGCGCAGTACCTTTCGCCCGAGCAGGCCCGCGGCGAGGTCGTGGACTCGCGCTCCGACGTCTACTCCGCCGGCTGCCTGCTCTACGAGCTCCTCACCGGCCGACCGCCGTTCGTGGGCGACTCCCCCGTCGCGGTGGCCTACCAGCACGTGCGGGAGCAGGCGCAGCGCCCCTCCGAGCTCGACCCCACGCTGGCGCCCGAGATCGACCAGATCGTCATGAAGTCGCTCGCCAAGCGCGTCGAGGACCGCTACCAGAGCGCCGCGCAGATGCGGAGCGACATCGAGCGCTACCTCGCGGGCCGGCCCGTGCAGGCTCCCGTCATCCCCGACGAGGCCGAGCAGCCGACCGCGGGCGCCACCCCGGCCGTACCGCCGCCGACGCGGCGCGTGCCCGAGGCAGCCGCCCCGGAGCGCGGGCCGCGGCGGGGACCGTGGGTCGCGGCCATCGTGGCTCTGCTCATCGCGCTGGCCCTCGTGTTCGTGTGGTTCGTCAACCGGGTCGACCTCTTCGAGGACCCGCCGACCGACAAGGCCGTCCCCGACGTCGCGGGCGAGACCCAGGAGGTGGCCCGCACGGAGCTGGCCGACACGGGCTTCCGCGTCGCCGGCCAGGTGGAGCCCCAGACGAGCGACACCGTCGAGGAGGGGCTGGTCATCGGGACGGACCCGTCCGGCGACACGTTCGCGGAACCCGGCACGACGATCACGCTCATCGTCTCCACGGGACCGGAGACGGTGATGCTGCCCGACGTCACGGGCGACACGTGCGAGGAGGCGCTCGCGCAGCTGACCGAGTTCGACGCGCGGTGCGAGGACGTCGACTCCGACGAGGAGGCGGGCACCGTCGTCGCCATGGACCCGGAGGGCGGCAACGGCGGCGAGTTCGCCCCCGGCACCGTCGTCACGCTCGACGTCTCGCGGGGCCCGAAGGCCGTGCCGAACGTCGTGGGGTCGACCCGCACCGAGGCCGAGGCAGCCATCCGGGCCCAGGGCTTCGAGCCCGACGCCATCCCGACGCTCGACGAGACGAAGGCGTTCGGCGAGGTCGTGCGCCAGTCCCCCGGCGAGGGCCGCACCCTCAGCCAGGGCGACACGGTGACGATCGTCTACAACAACTACCGGGCCCCGGAGCCGCCCCCGGAGACGACCGCGCCCCCGGACACCGAACCGCCGGCCACCGAGGAGCCCGACCCCGGCAACGGCGGCGGACTGATCCCGTAG
- a CDS encoding DUF881 domain-containing protein, translating into MPPGPHPSPSSDAPRALRPRSRSWRWGTPVVLLLSGGLFVASALSSDGTDLRPGRYQDLAGLVSNEAAQAEALTERVNDLDSEVQQLSEGLGDAQVDDLQSQVETLRAPAGLTEVTGSGVTITLSDAPLSVRESSDLNQNLHVVHQQDIQTVVNALWAGGAEAITIQGQRIVTTTGIKCQGNAILLQGIAYPQPYVISAIGDPTALETAVDDDATIATYREQAADPRIAVGWEMQEEDDLVASEYRGLLDVQLAEPLG; encoded by the coding sequence GTGCCCCCCGGTCCTCACCCGAGCCCGTCGAGCGACGCGCCGCGCGCCCTGCGCCCGCGGTCGCGGTCGTGGCGCTGGGGCACGCCCGTGGTGCTGCTCCTCTCGGGCGGGCTGTTCGTCGCGAGCGCCCTCAGCAGCGACGGCACGGACCTCCGTCCGGGGCGCTACCAGGACCTCGCGGGCCTCGTCAGCAACGAGGCCGCGCAGGCGGAGGCCCTCACGGAACGGGTCAACGACCTCGACAGCGAGGTGCAGCAGCTCTCCGAGGGTCTCGGCGACGCCCAGGTCGACGACCTGCAGAGCCAGGTCGAGACCTTGCGGGCGCCGGCGGGCCTCACGGAGGTCACCGGCTCCGGCGTCACCATCACGCTGAGCGACGCCCCGCTGTCGGTCCGGGAGTCCTCCGACCTCAACCAGAACCTCCACGTCGTGCACCAGCAGGACATCCAGACCGTCGTCAACGCCCTGTGGGCCGGCGGCGCGGAGGCCATCACGATCCAGGGCCAGCGCATCGTCACCACGACGGGCATCAAGTGCCAGGGCAACGCGATCCTCCTGCAGGGCATCGCCTACCCGCAGCCCTACGTCATCTCCGCGATCGGCGACCCGACCGCGCTCGAGACCGCGGTCGACGACGACGCGACGATCGCGACGTACCGCGAGCAGGCCGCCGACCCCCGCATCGCGGTGGGCTGGGAGATGCAGGAGGAGGACGACCTGGTCGCGAGCGAGTACCGCGGACTCCTCGACGTCCAGCTCGCCGAGCCGCTCGGCTGA
- a CDS encoding cell division protein CrgA translates to MSKSQSDPESTSETSEASSTSSKSATSASKTKGTSKATAKDKAAVKDKAAVKAAPGGLRGRLQSRRDPLAGERPPLLSLRFVLMVLLVVAGIAWITLTWRSLGLDNFDQWSLIPDEEKPRRWVWELGLWNYAIGFGAILLGLIVGAHRSTPLGRGNGVVVGMLACFGIGLLWICTFYLFADDISSIWVFGALGQWNLVVGIAFMAVGFSYATKWE, encoded by the coding sequence GTGAGCAAGTCCCAGTCCGATCCCGAGAGCACCTCGGAGACGTCGGAGGCGTCGTCGACGTCGTCGAAGTCCGCGACGTCCGCGTCGAAGACGAAGGGCACGTCGAAGGCGACCGCGAAGGACAAGGCGGCCGTGAAGGACAAGGCGGCCGTGAAGGCTGCGCCCGGTGGACTGCGTGGTCGCCTGCAGAGCCGCCGCGACCCGCTCGCCGGGGAGCGGCCGCCGCTGCTGAGCCTGCGGTTCGTGCTCATGGTGCTGCTCGTCGTCGCCGGCATCGCGTGGATCACCCTGACGTGGCGCTCCCTCGGCCTCGACAACTTCGACCAGTGGAGCCTCATCCCCGACGAGGAGAAGCCGCGCCGCTGGGTGTGGGAGCTCGGGCTGTGGAACTACGCGATCGGCTTCGGCGCGATCCTGCTCGGCCTCATCGTCGGCGCGCACCGCTCCACCCCGCTCGGTCGGGGCAACGGCGTCGTCGTCGGCATGCTCGCGTGCTTCGGCATCGGCCTGCTGTGGATCTGCACGTTCTACCTGTTCGCCGACGACATCTCGTCGATCTGGGTCTTCGGCGCCCTCGGCCAGTGGAACCTGGTCGTCGGCATCGCGTTCATGGCCGTTGGGTTCTCCTACGCCACCAAGTGGGAGTAG
- a CDS encoding rhomboid family intramembrane serine protease, whose translation MNDVPAGVPVCYRHPGRESHIACQRCGRYICPDCMREASVGFQCPDCVAAGQRSIRRPTTPFGGERTARPELTSYVLIAINAAVFVALLAAGGANSALGRLLLLTPRGACETGGGQVYVDVSNATACGFAPGGSWTEGVTTGAFWQLVTSGFSHVAIWHIAGNMLALYFLGPFVERVTGRWRFLAIYVVSLLAGSAAVMWLSEPYSSTLGASGAIFGLIGAALVVVLRVGGDPRQLALWLGLNVVITIAGGSGISWQGHLGGLLGGIAAASVIVLAPRRNRVLWQASGLLAVAAVVIGLVALRVAELV comes from the coding sequence GTGAACGACGTCCCGGCCGGGGTGCCGGTCTGCTACCGCCACCCCGGCCGGGAGTCGCACATCGCGTGCCAGCGGTGCGGGCGGTACATCTGCCCCGACTGCATGCGGGAGGCCTCCGTCGGCTTCCAGTGCCCCGACTGCGTCGCCGCGGGCCAGCGCAGCATCCGCCGCCCCACCACTCCCTTCGGAGGTGAGCGCACGGCGCGGCCCGAGCTGACGTCGTACGTGCTCATCGCGATCAACGCCGCCGTCTTCGTCGCCCTCCTCGCCGCCGGCGGCGCCAACAGCGCGCTCGGCCGCCTGCTCCTGCTGACGCCCCGGGGGGCGTGCGAGACGGGTGGGGGGCAGGTGTACGTCGACGTCTCGAACGCCACCGCCTGCGGCTTCGCGCCCGGCGGGTCGTGGACCGAGGGCGTCACGACCGGCGCCTTCTGGCAGCTGGTGACCAGCGGGTTCTCCCACGTCGCCATCTGGCACATCGCGGGCAACATGCTCGCGCTCTACTTCCTCGGCCCGTTCGTCGAGCGGGTGACGGGTCGCTGGCGCTTCCTGGCCATCTACGTCGTCTCCCTCCTCGCCGGGTCGGCGGCCGTCATGTGGCTCTCCGAGCCCTACTCGTCGACCCTCGGCGCGTCCGGCGCGATCTTCGGCCTCATCGGCGCGGCGCTCGTCGTCGTGCTGCGGGTCGGCGGCGATCCTCGCCAGCTCGCGCTCTGGCTGGGCCTCAACGTCGTGATCACCATCGCCGGCGGCAGCGGCATCTCCTGGCAGGGCCACCTCGGCGGCCTCCTGGGCGGCATCGCGGCGGCCAGCGTCATCGTGCTGGCGCCCCGCCGCAACCGTGTGCTGTGGCAGGCGAGCGGCCTGCTCGCCGTCGCGGCGGTCGTGATCGGGCTGGTCGCGCTCCGCGTCGCCGAGCTCGTCTGA
- a CDS encoding peptidylprolyl isomerase translates to MADLKATLKTNRGDIVVTLFPNHAPKTVDNFVGLAEGTKDYKDDAGRSGVPYYDGLGFHRVIDGFMIQGGCPLGTGTGGPGYTFDDEIHPELVFDKPYLLAMANAGTRMGKGTNGSQFFITTTPTAWLNRKHTIFGEVVDEESKKVVDAIGTTKTAAGDRPVEPVVIESVEITRS, encoded by the coding sequence ATGGCTGACCTCAAGGCCACCCTGAAGACGAACCGCGGCGACATCGTCGTGACCCTCTTCCCCAACCACGCGCCGAAGACGGTCGACAACTTCGTCGGGCTCGCCGAGGGCACGAAGGACTACAAGGACGACGCCGGTCGCAGCGGCGTGCCGTACTACGACGGTCTCGGCTTCCACCGGGTCATCGACGGCTTCATGATCCAGGGCGGTTGCCCGCTCGGCACCGGCACCGGCGGCCCGGGCTACACCTTCGACGACGAGATCCACCCGGAGCTCGTCTTCGACAAGCCCTACCTGCTCGCCATGGCCAACGCCGGCACCCGCATGGGCAAGGGCACCAACGGCTCGCAGTTCTTCATCACCACCACGCCGACCGCGTGGCTGAACCGCAAGCACACGATCTTCGGCGAGGTCGTCGACGAGGAGTCGAAGAAGGTCGTCGACGCCATCGGCACCACCAAGACCGCCGCCGGCGACCGCCCGGTCGAGCCGGTCGTCATCGAGTCGGTGGAGATCACCCGCTCGTGA
- a CDS encoding DUF3817 domain-containing protein: MRGTLLRYRVMATIVGVLLIVLILVGVPLANFDGSSMWGFIPSTPAWVTPGSGAQQLGEDITHYLGVAHGWLYMIFLVTAFLLARKALWEPGFTVVTLLCGTVPVLSFWAEHRATQRVRREYADELAPGATAGPRA; the protein is encoded by the coding sequence GTGAGAGGCACCCTGCTCCGTTACCGCGTCATGGCCACGATCGTCGGCGTCCTGCTGATCGTGCTGATCCTCGTCGGCGTCCCGCTGGCGAACTTCGACGGCTCGTCGATGTGGGGCTTCATCCCCAGCACCCCGGCCTGGGTCACCCCCGGTTCCGGCGCCCAGCAGCTCGGCGAGGACATCACGCACTACCTCGGCGTGGCGCACGGCTGGCTCTACATGATCTTCCTCGTCACGGCGTTCCTCCTCGCCCGCAAGGCGCTGTGGGAGCCGGGCTTCACCGTCGTCACGCTGCTCTGCGGCACCGTCCCCGTGCTGTCCTTCTGGGCCGAGCACCGCGCGACCCAGCGGGTCCGCCGGGAGTACGCCGACGAGCTCGCCCCCGGCGCCACCGCAGGCCCGCGGGCCTGA
- a CDS encoding SURF1 family protein: MPPSRLHPVLRPRVWPLHLLGVVAVVVAVSLGLWQYGAWQAHRERAAAEVSTQDPAPLADLLVPGEGFPGADVGAPAELEGTWRDDLTFLVDDRRVDGVAGSWIVTPVATTDGDGALLPVVRGWTTDPGSAPPAEGTVTGAGWLQPGEGTGAVDDDPTDRVLPQLRLADVVRLVDADIYPGYLVLDIDGETGVVADNAAADGLSAVTPDQVPEIAPNTSLRNLLYAIEWWVFAAFAAFVWWRFARDEVDRARIADAEPEAGDGSSTDPAEDAQETAVASSS, from the coding sequence GTGCCCCCGTCCCGCCTCCACCCGGTGCTGCGGCCGCGCGTCTGGCCGCTCCACCTGCTGGGCGTCGTCGCCGTCGTGGTGGCGGTGTCGCTGGGGCTGTGGCAGTACGGCGCGTGGCAGGCCCACCGCGAGCGCGCGGCCGCCGAGGTGAGCACGCAGGACCCGGCGCCGCTCGCCGACCTGCTCGTGCCGGGCGAGGGCTTCCCGGGGGCCGACGTGGGCGCGCCCGCCGAGCTCGAGGGCACCTGGCGCGACGACCTCACCTTCCTCGTCGACGACCGCCGGGTCGACGGCGTGGCGGGCAGCTGGATCGTCACGCCGGTCGCGACGACCGACGGCGACGGGGCCCTGCTGCCCGTGGTGCGGGGCTGGACCACGGACCCGGGGTCCGCGCCCCCGGCGGAGGGCACCGTCACCGGCGCGGGCTGGCTGCAGCCCGGCGAGGGCACGGGCGCCGTCGACGACGACCCGACCGACCGCGTGCTGCCCCAGCTGCGTCTCGCCGACGTCGTGCGGCTCGTCGACGCGGACATCTACCCGGGCTACCTCGTGCTCGACATCGACGGCGAGACCGGCGTCGTCGCCGACAACGCCGCCGCCGACGGGCTGAGCGCCGTGACGCCCGACCAGGTGCCCGAGATCGCGCCGAACACGAGCCTCCGCAACCTGCTCTACGCCATCGAGTGGTGGGTCTTCGCCGCCTTCGCCGCCTTCGTGTGGTGGCGCTTCGCCCGGGACGAGGTCGACCGGGCGCGGATCGCCGACGCCGAGCCCGAGGCGGGCGACGGGAGCAGCACCGACCCGGCGGAGGACGCTCAGGAAACGGCAGTAGCGTCATCCTCGTGA